A window of Desulfuromonas sp. genomic DNA:
TAGCTTAAAACTCACAGCTATCTTAAAGTGCGATATACCAAAAAAGGGGCAGCGTGCGCTGCCCCTTTGAGATCTCTATTTCCGGATATCAGGGATTCAATTCGAGATTGATCAGGGTTTCGCCGGTCGGTTCCTCGGTTGACCAGTCAGCGATAATCTCTTCTTTATTTGAATCAAAATCGTAGGTATAGACCTTGACCTGAACTTTGGTCATCCATGGGTCCCCCGGGATGGAATTGTAGGTCACATCGATCGTGTTGTTGCCATGCTGTAACTGACTGCCGCTGCCGGTGTAGTTGTAGCTCATATCCTCTTCACCCTTGATCTGGTAGAAATCCTGACCGTTAACCCGGACTGAGCCCTGGTAATTAATTGCGTAGATATAAATATAGAGCTTTGATTGATCATCGATCTGGCCGCTGAAACTCACGGCACCGGCGGTGCTCCCTTTCGGCCGGAACTTATCGAGGGGGCTGCTCTCATTCTTCGGTTCGACAGCAGCCGGATCCATAATCTCTCCGACCTGGATCTGCGGTGATTTCGCCACATCATAATAGCCGCCGGATGGAAAGTCGAGAAACAGACGGGCTTCGTAAATACCGGGACTGGCCGGAGCGAGGAACGTCAGTGTGCCGCTTGATCTCGAACCGAGATATTCGAATTCTCCATACTGTTCATTCGGGTCATCGACCCGGTAAAGGGCGACCCAGTCCTTCTCGGCCGGTTCGTCAATACCGCTGAAGCTGACAAAGATGGTGGCGCCCGGTTCCACCCTGGTGTTGCTGACCGTCAGCGTGGCGTTGCTGTCGATCACCTTCTGTGGTGGAGCCGCAGCGGTTGAATTCTGTGGACCGGTTTTGTTCTGCTGGTGCAGTCCCGGCTGGTCAAGCATTTCGAAATTAAAATCGTCGCTCGTAAAGGGTGCCATCAGGGCGCCAAAAAAAGCGCCACCGGCAACAAGGAAAATAATGACCGGCAGGACCAGGTATCCGACAGAGCCGGCGACGATCCATTTTGTCTTGCGGCCGGTTGAAGCGTTGACCGGGTGCGTTCCCTTGATCTGCTGCAGATCAAAGTACATGGTAAAGATGAATATCAGCGAGAATGGTGTGGTCAGCAGCGACAAAAGCGGACCGACCAGCGGAATGGCACCCACCGCCATGCAGATCAGGGCAAGGATGACGACTTTGAAAAAGGTGTTCCAGCCGTGCCCCTTGACGTATTGATAACTCTTGAGCAGCGAGTTCATGCCCCGTTCCTGTTCAACAGCGATGATGAAAGGAACAAAAAGGAACCAGACTGTAAACAGTACGCCGGGGATGAAGAAAAGAAAATAGGCCCCGACGATCAGAAATGAAGAGAGTGAAAGGGCCCACATGAAAGACCAGACCTGGTCCCGGCCGCGCCGCAGCGCTTCGCCGAAACCGCAACTCTGATCGATAACCGCATGGACAAAGGCTCCATACCCCCAGAACAGGACGTATGACATGACGAGAGCCGTGACCAGGCTGCCGAGTGGCATCAACAGCCAGCCGAGGCCGGGAATCAGCGGCATGGTGACAGCGGTGCCACCGCCGAAGATCACTCCTGCTGCCAGGGTCATGATGAACATCAGCAGGTAGAGCCCGATCAGCACGAAGAAACGGCTGGCAAAAACCCCGAAACTCTGGCTGAAGAGGTTGCCGATCGATTCCGGACTGCCGCCGAGACCGGCGTGCGGATCGACCGGGGCGGCAGGCTGTTGCGGCGGCGGTGTCGGACGCGGCGGAACAGCCGCTGCCGAGCCCGGGGCCGCGCCTGAAGCGGCCGAATCACGCGGCTCAGCCGCCTGCAGCTTCGCCGGATCGAGCGGGAATTGATGTTTGCACTTGGGGCAATTGACCTTGACCGGTTTGGACGGTGCTTTGTCGCGTGGCACGGTTTTGGTCAAGCCGCAGTACGGACAGGTGATATTCACCATGCTCATGAGGTTCCTCCAGAATTAATGGACCAAGCCTATCATACACTTCAGTTCAATCCCGGTCAGCCGGGAAAATAATTTCATCGATCTTTCGGCCGGTTCCGCACCGGGTCAGGTAGAAGAAGAGCCGGATATGGCGCCGGCGATCATCGAGATGGCGGAAGACGGCAGCAAAGTATTGCAGCTTTGTCCCCTGGCCGCGCAGCTCGAGTTGCCGCTGTTGCACGCTCTGCCGGACGATGGTCTGTTCGTCCGGGCGCAACCCGGTGTCGAAGAACCCGGGAGCCCGGGCCGGGATCACCCGTTCACACAGGGCATAATCCCGGGCGAGGTGTTCTGTCAGAACCAGCCGCTCCGGCTCGGCGAAGAGTTCCTCGACAGCAGCGCAGACCGCTTCGAAGATGCCATTTTGTGACAGCGGCAAGCGGAACAGTCCTTTCTTTTGCAAATGCAGAGCCAATAATTCAAGGGTTTTGCTCATGCCGCCGGTCAGCCCGGAAGCAGCCCGGAGAAAGTTTCGTAAACGTCCGGAATTCCAGGTTAAATCTATAAATCTGCTGATCGCCCTGAGGCACTCGAGGTCAGCGAAGTCGAGATCGTTATTGCTGGTAATGGTGTACGGAGGATTGGGATCGTAGCGCAAGTTTTGCGTTTTCGCCGCATCGCGCAACGGCGCGCCGGGGAGCAGCTTGACCGGTTCGATTTGCAGGTGATCCGGGTTCAGCGCGAACAGCCTGTCGATCGAATCGAGGAACTGGGCTGCGGTTTCGCCGGGCAGCCCGGCGATCAGGTCGAGATGGAGTTCGATCCGGGTTCTCTTGCTGAGCTGTTCGATATTGTTCAGCAGCTTATCGAGCGAGACCTTGCGATCAATCGCGGTCAGGGTTTCGGGCAGCGTCGATTGCACCCCGATTTCGAAATGAAACATCCCTTTCGGCACCTGTTCAAGCAGCTCCAGGGTCGGCTCATCGAGCAGGTGGCCGCCGATTTCAAAATGGAAATGCGTCTCCCGGTTGTTGTCGAGGATGAACTTGAAGATCTCATAGGCGCGCGGCGCGTCGTAATTGAAGGTGCGGTCAACCAGCTTGACCTTGCCGACCTGCTGCTCGAGCAGCCAGCTCAGATCGGCCTTGATCCGTTCCATTGAAAATGATCGTACCGAATCGTCGAGGGCGCTCATGCAGAAGCTGCAGTTGTAAGGGCAACCGCGGCTGGTTTCGAGGTAAACGAAGCCGCGTGCGGTGTCGACCAGGCCGCCGCTGAACGGCGAGGGGATGTCATCAAGGTTGTCGAGCGGCGGCAGATCCGGGCCGTTGGCTATGGCATCGCCATCGCGCCAGGCGAGTCGTGGCACCGCGGCCGGCTGCTTTCCATATTGCCAGGCGCTGAGAAGGCCCCGCATCGGGATCTCGCCTTCGCCCCGGATCAGGGCGGTGAGGCCGGGGTGGCGCGTGAAAATCCCTGCATCTTCGAAGGAGACCTCGGGGCCGCCGATGACCAGCTTCAGCTCCGGGTTGACCGTTGACAGCAGGTCGACCAGTTCGAGGGTTTCGCGCCGGTTCCAGATGTAGGTCGAAAATGCGATGACGTCCGGCTTCTCGGCGAGCATCGCCGACAGAATGTTCTCCTTCGGTTCATGCACGGTGTACTCGCGGATCAGTATTTCACCACAGGCGTCGCCGCAGTAGGCAGCGATGCAGGGCAGGGCGAGGGAGTTGTGGATGAATTTGCTGTGCAGGGTCGTCAGTAGGGTTCGCATATCACCAGAGATAATAACGGAAGGGAGCCGACATGGAAAGTTGATTTACCGTTTTTTCGGCCTGTGTTATCTTCCCTTATGATGAGTCAAAACAAAACCATACTGGCCGTAATCGCCGATGAGCAGGGCGAGGTCTTCGAACATCCCGACCTGCTGCTCGCCGGCATGAACGGCATGACCGCCCGGAGCCCGCATGCCGATGAGCTGATCCCGCTGCCGGAGGGGAGCCGCCTCTTCACCATCCCCGGCACTCCGCCGATGGGAATCGATCGAAAAAGCGGCGAGCTGGTTGTGCGTGACCATTTGCCGCAGGGCTGGGGCGGCGGCCGGGCGCAGGCGGTCTCGGCCTTTCTGACTCCGGCCTACACCCGGACCCTGTTGCCGGCTGCCGCCTGGCAGCGGAAAAAGCAGATGCTGCCGCTCTGGTCGTACACCGCCGTTGGCTGGTGTGTCGAAGAGGAGCGCTTCTATGCGGCGGCGGTCTGTGTCGACCGCAACCGGCAGTGGCAGCCGGAACATTTCGATGACCGGCAGCTCGATCCGCTGGTCCGCCAGGCGTTGCAGGAAAACCCGGAGAATCGTCTGCTCGAGCAGTTGTCGCGCTGTGCCCTCGATTACCACTGCTTCGCCGCCAAAAACCTCTTCTTCCGGCGCTGGGAGGCGCCGCTTCCGACCTCGCCAACCTGTAATTCACGCTGCATCGGCTGTATCTCGCTGCAGGAGTCGGATTGCTGTCCGGCCAGCCAGGACCGGCTGACCTTTGTGCCGACGGTGCAGGAGCTCTGCGAAGTCGCGGTGCCGCACCTCGAAGCGGCGGAGCATGCGATCGTCTCGTTCGGCCAGGGCTGCGAGGGCGATCCGATCCTCCAGGCCGAGACCATCTGCGAATCGGTGCGGCAGATGCGCCAGACAACGGCGCGCGGCACCATCAACTTCAACAGCAACGCCTCGATCCCGGATGCAATCGATCGTCTGGCCGAGGCCGGGGTCGAATCGATCCGGATTTCGCTCAACTCGGTGCGCGAGGATGTTTATAATGCCTATTACCGACCGGCCGGTTACGCTTTTTCCGATGTCATGGAATCGGTCCGGCGGGCCCGGGCGAACGGGCTCTACACCATGCTCAACTACCTGGTGTTTCCGGGAGTCAGCGACCAGCGGCCGGAGGTCGATGCCCTGGCCGACCTGGTCGAAGAGACCGGTATCGATATGATCCAGATGCGCAACCTCAGTCTCGATCCGACCGTGTACTGGGAGGCGACCGGCGAAGAGGGGGAGGGTATCGGCATGCGGACCATGCTCGATGAACTGAAGCGGCGAATCCCGAAGTTGCAGTTCGGCTATTTTAACCGGACGAAAGAGAATTTCTATCCGGATGGTCATGAGAGTGACTGGCCGATTGGATAACTTTGTGTAACCGGAACGTCTGTGTTCGCGGGTGCGGGCTGACATGAGAGCCGCTCAAGAGCAACGGGGTGGCAGTCAAAAGCAAAAGCCCTTTAGCCCTCGGATAAAGATAAAAGGGAACAGTCCACATCGGGACAGCCCCCTTTTCTTTTCTTACAGCTTAAAACTTACAGCTTACAGCTAACGCTTCACCGCTTATTTCGGCGTAATCTTGATCTCGACCCGTCGATTGAGCTGGCGGCCGTAGTTGGTGTCGTTGCTGGCGATCGGCTGGCTCTCACCGAAGCCGACTGCGGTAATCCGGCTGGCAGCAACACCGTTGGCGAGCATGATATTGCGCACTGCGCCGGCCCGGCGTTCGGAGAGGGTCTGGTTCAGCGACTCGCTGCCGGTGCTGTCGGTGTGTCCGGAAACAACAATCCGGGTCTTCTCGAATTCGGCGAGGACCGCCGACATCCGGGCGACGTCGCTCTGCGATGAACCGAGCAGGGTGAACGAGCCGACATTAAACTGGTTGTCGGAACGGAAGGTCACGAACAGGACGTTGCCGTCCCTGACGATATTAACCCCTTCGACCGAGGCCAGGGCGTTGCGCATCTTCTGCTCCTGGACGTCCATGTAGTGGCCGATGCCGGCACCGGTGGCGGCGCCGAGGGTGGCCCCGACCAGGGTTCCTTTGGTGTCGCCGCGTGCGGCCTGACCGACCAGGGCACCGGAAGCAGCGCCGATCAGCGCGCCTTTCTGGGCTTTTGTCATCGGCTCGGCACAGGCGCTGAGCAGCAGGGCGATCGATATCAGTACAAACAGTTTTTTCATAGTCATCTTCCCCTTAAGGTTATTGTTTTCCATTATTATAACCTTCATTTCCTGATTCGGACAGGTGGATATGCACAGTTTTTACTCGATTTGAATTCAATAGTGGGCAAAAGCCCAGGAATAGCTGGTCTGGTACTTCTCCTTGCCGAACCTGTTGACGGCCTTGAACATCACCCGGGCGATCCAGGCTGATCCTCCATCCTCTTTGATCTCCTGTTTCAATGCCAGGTCAGCCGCCCGTCTTTCCGCGGTGTTCCCTTTTTCGCCGTAGGCATATTTCAGGTCGTGGCGCAGGGCGATTTCGGTGATGTTCGGAATGCCGAACAGCCACGCGAAGAGCCCGTCCGGAGCCATTGATACACCGTCGAAGCGCCAGCTTTTGTACCGCTCCGGGTGGGCTGTTATGCGGTCGACGAGATACTGGAACCGGTAATGCCGGCAGAGTTCGATAGCGCGTTCGGTGGTGATGGTTTCGCCGATTTCGGGGAGGGTGATGTTTGGCTGGGCGTCGGCCAGGGTTGAACCGGCGAGCAGGGTGGCAAGGATCAGGGTGATGAAGAGGGTGAGCCGCTTTTTGATGAAAAGATGGTGCATCGGTTATTTCGTTTTCCTTTTAGGATGCCAATACGAAACGGAACTTCGTAACAGTGTCCTCCTGGTAGCCCTGTACTTTGGTCACCCAGGATCAGATGACAGGTTGGTGTGTCCCTTTACGTGGTCGTATCGTAAGGTGGAATTACTTTAACCCTAACAGATAAGGATAAAAAGTACGATCCTCCTCAAATCTGATCCAGGCCTAATCGGCAATGCCTGTCGGTACGTCGACGTTCTGAATCAATTCATTGGCAGGCCTCGGCTCTATCCCTATTAAAAAACGGATAACCGCTATAAATAAAATGATTTTGGTAGGGATCAGAAAATAACTTGCGAACAGCATAACGGCATAACTGGCGCCGCCACCTTCAATCGTGGATGCGAACAACCGTATAGTGATATATGAAATAAAAATAAAATTTCCAATTCCAAACAAGGTGTTGCTGAGGTAATGACGTTGAATTCTTTTTGCAATGTTCAATTTTTTGA
This region includes:
- a CDS encoding B12-binding domain-containing radical SAM protein, whose protein sequence is MRTLLTTLHSKFIHNSLALPCIAAYCGDACGEILIREYTVHEPKENILSAMLAEKPDVIAFSTYIWNRRETLELVDLLSTVNPELKLVIGGPEVSFEDAGIFTRHPGLTALIRGEGEIPMRGLLSAWQYGKQPAAVPRLAWRDGDAIANGPDLPPLDNLDDIPSPFSGGLVDTARGFVYLETSRGCPYNCSFCMSALDDSVRSFSMERIKADLSWLLEQQVGKVKLVDRTFNYDAPRAYEIFKFILDNNRETHFHFEIGGHLLDEPTLELLEQVPKGMFHFEIGVQSTLPETLTAIDRKVSLDKLLNNIEQLSKRTRIELHLDLIAGLPGETAAQFLDSIDRLFALNPDHLQIEPVKLLPGAPLRDAAKTQNLRYDPNPPYTITSNNDLDFADLECLRAISRFIDLTWNSGRLRNFLRAASGLTGGMSKTLELLALHLQKKGLFRLPLSQNGIFEAVCAAVEELFAEPERLVLTEHLARDYALCERVIPARAPGFFDTGLRPDEQTIVRQSVQQRQLELRGQGTKLQYFAAVFRHLDDRRRHIRLFFYLTRCGTGRKIDEIIFPADRD
- a CDS encoding radical SAM protein — translated: MSQNKTILAVIADEQGEVFEHPDLLLAGMNGMTARSPHADELIPLPEGSRLFTIPGTPPMGIDRKSGELVVRDHLPQGWGGGRAQAVSAFLTPAYTRTLLPAAAWQRKKQMLPLWSYTAVGWCVEEERFYAAAVCVDRNRQWQPEHFDDRQLDPLVRQALQENPENRLLEQLSRCALDYHCFAAKNLFFRRWEAPLPTSPTCNSRCIGCISLQESDCCPASQDRLTFVPTVQELCEVAVPHLEAAEHAIVSFGQGCEGDPILQAETICESVRQMRQTTARGTINFNSNASIPDAIDRLAEAGVESIRISLNSVREDVYNAYYRPAGYAFSDVMESVRRARANGLYTMLNYLVFPGVSDQRPEVDALADLVEETGIDMIQMRNLSLDPTVYWEATGEEGEGIGMRTMLDELKRRIPKLQFGYFNRTKENFYPDGHESDWPIG